A stretch of Lathyrus oleraceus cultivar Zhongwan6 chromosome 6, CAAS_Psat_ZW6_1.0, whole genome shotgun sequence DNA encodes these proteins:
- the LOC127098421 gene encoding cyclin-T1-3 isoform X3 — translation MSFVRNYQAEDRIFNGGYWPTYDGNNTGNTDRKRSRNHYDQRNYNNYYDNQTNDQWNYNNYYDNQINFGHRGGNLNQCNADYANYADVGPSSLKKRKFSAPDRVEIQKFNLPATIHDNVRSFQAHPTRSNAYTSASVKPGFSIFDDDTPVFMSRDDIDRNSPSRKDGIDVRHEAHLRYSYCAFLQNLGTRLELPQTTIGTSMVLCHRFFVRQSHACHDRFLIATAALFLSGKSEESPCPLNSVLRTSSEILHRQEFAFLSYWFPVDWFEQLREQVLEAEQLILTTLNFELNVRHPYAPLTSVLSKFGLSKTVLVNMALNLVSEGILTRILCCPV, via the exons ATGTCTTTTGTCCGTAATTATCAAGCTGAAGATCGAATTTTTAATGGTGGCTATTGGCCCACCTATGATGGAAACAACACTGGCAACACTGATAGGAAGAGGAGCAGAAACCATTATGATCAGAGGAATTATAACAATTACTATGACAACCAGACCAATGATCAGTGGAATTATAACAATTACTATGACAACCAGATCAATTTTGGGCACCGTGGTGGCAACCTCAACCAATGCAATGCGGATTATGCTAATTATGCTGATGTTGGCCCGTCTTCTCTgaagaaaagaaaattttcaGCCCCCGATCGGGTTGAAATCCAGAAGTTCAATTTGCCAGCCACCATCCATGACAATGTTAGGAGTTTTCAAGCTCATCCTACAAGATCCAATGCTTATACCTCAGCTAGCGTTAAACCTGGTTTCTCCATATTTGATGATGACACACCGGTCTTTATGTCAAGGGATGATATTGATAGAAACTCTCCATCAAGAAAAGATGGTATTGATGTGCGCCATGAAGCCCATTTGCGGTATTCTTATTGTGCCTTCCTTCAGAATCTCGGAACTAGGCTTGAGCT GCCACAAACTACCATTGGGACATCCATGGTTCTGTGCCACCGGTTTTTTGTTCGACAATCGCATGCATGCCATGACAGATTT TTGATAGCTACTGCTGCTCTTTTTCTTTCTGGGAAGTCAGAAGAATCTCCATGCCCTTTGAATAGCGTATTGAGAACATCCAGTGAAATCTTACACAGACAAGAATTTGCTTTCTTATCCTACTGGTTTCCTGTT GATTGGTTTGAACAGTTACGTGAACAGGTGCTTGAGGCTGAACAGTTGATACTCACAACTCTAAATTTTGAACTCAATGTGCGACACCCATATGCACCTCTTACATCTGTCCTTAGCAAATTTGGTCTTTCAAAGACTGTTTTGGTGAATATGGCTTTAAACTTGGTCAGTGAAGG GATCTTGACAAGAATATTATGCTGCCCTGTATGA